The following proteins are co-located in the Desulfobacterales bacterium genome:
- a CDS encoding PAS domain S-box protein, with protein sequence MTAFKNSDGEAREYAESIINTVRDPLIILDQDLRVISASRSFYDAFTVKPEETEGQLIYDLDNKQWDIPELRDLLETLLPQKTTLDDYQVEQEFADLGRRTMLVNAREIHRKSGKERLILLAIEDITERKQTEKGLQRIEWMLSSRQKALYAARRALEEPYVPPYGDLTKLNTSRKILDAAGEETLKNIADDFLDLLETSVAVYERNGDYALGLFSSDWCRFMDQASYRLCKTEDSAQALSCGKWLCHESCWNTAKQSIATAKPVDMECEGGIRLYAVPIFAGGEVIGTINVGYGDPPTDVNRLSELAKKYGVDIKDLVECSNAYEIRPPFIIELAKRRIRSAAYLIGEIVERKQAEQALQQSESYYRAIFETSGTAMFIIEEDTTISHVNTNFETLSGYSRQEVEGKKSWTEFIHADDVGWMKQYHYLRRGNPDPAPHQYEFRFITRHGEKRNIFLAVDMIAGTNRSIASCIDITERKQAEKAVAASEEKYRTILDSIEDGYFEVDTAGNFTFFNDSACRILGYSSAELMGMNFRELTDKNNTEKVFQAFNQVFTTGASIKTFDWALIRKDGEKCYVDTSVSLMRDANGKAIGFRGVARDVTDRKKAEAEKEKLQAQLNQAQKMESVGRLAGGVAHDFNNKLTIINGYAEMAIDMMDPSDPLRKTIQEIYTAGKKSADIVRQLMAFARQQTINPVQLDLNETISGMLKMLQRLIGENIDLVWHPGNNLWPVKLDPSQVDQTMANLAVNARDAIADVGKIKIETNNVEVDDDYCNLYPYFVPGQYVMLSVSDDGSGMDKETLANLFEPFFTTKEIGKGTGLGMAMIYGIVKQHNGFINVDSEPGKGTTVKIYLPRLETEESALEPAKESTPTRQLPTGTETILIVEDEIPVLQMSRQILERLGYTVQTAGNPSAALQLFEAYNGTIHLLITDVIMPEMNGRDLASRMAMSRPGLKILYMSGYTADVIAHKGVIDEGVKFIQKPFSMQELAVKVRDAIGQ encoded by the coding sequence ATGACAGCGTTTAAGAATTCAGACGGGGAAGCCCGCGAATACGCCGAGAGCATCATCAACACCGTGCGTGACCCCTTGATCATTCTGGATCAGGATCTCAGGGTAATTTCAGCCAGTCGCTCCTTTTATGACGCCTTTACGGTAAAGCCTGAAGAGACCGAGGGGCAACTGATTTATGACCTGGACAACAAACAGTGGGACATTCCGGAACTGCGGGATCTGCTCGAAACTCTCCTTCCTCAAAAAACAACCCTTGATGACTACCAGGTTGAACAGGAATTTGCCGACCTCGGCCGGCGCACCATGCTCGTCAATGCCCGGGAAATTCACAGAAAGTCCGGAAAAGAACGGCTTATCCTCCTTGCCATTGAAGATATCACCGAGCGCAAACAGACCGAAAAAGGCTTGCAAAGAATCGAATGGATGCTTTCCAGCCGACAGAAAGCCCTTTACGCTGCACGCCGCGCTTTAGAGGAGCCTTATGTCCCCCCTTACGGGGATTTGACAAAACTCAATACCAGCCGGAAGATACTGGATGCGGCAGGAGAAGAAACGCTTAAAAATATTGCAGACGACTTTTTGGATTTGCTTGAAACCTCGGTTGCCGTCTATGAAAGAAACGGCGATTACGCCCTGGGCCTGTTTTCCTCTGACTGGTGCAGGTTTATGGATCAGGCTTCATATCGTTTGTGTAAGACAGAGGACAGCGCACAGGCCCTGAGTTGTGGAAAATGGTTGTGCCATGAATCATGCTGGAATACCGCCAAACAATCCATTGCCACAGCAAAGCCGGTAGATATGGAATGTGAGGGCGGAATCCGCCTTTATGCCGTACCTATATTCGCCGGTGGGGAGGTGATCGGGACAATTAATGTCGGATACGGAGATCCGCCAACCGATGTTAACAGACTGTCAGAGCTGGCTAAAAAATACGGGGTAGATATAAAAGACTTAGTCGAGTGTTCAAATGCCTATGAAATCCGTCCCCCTTTTATCATTGAACTGGCCAAGCGACGGATTCGTTCCGCAGCTTATTTAATAGGCGAAATAGTGGAGCGAAAACAAGCTGAACAAGCCCTGCAGCAATCTGAGAGCTACTATCGCGCCATATTTGAGACCTCCGGCACGGCCATGTTCATTATTGAAGAAGACACCACCATTTCGCATGTTAACACCAATTTCGAAACACTGTCCGGATATTCCAGGCAGGAGGTGGAAGGGAAAAAATCCTGGACCGAATTTATTCACGCCGATGATGTCGGCTGGATGAAACAATACCATTATTTGCGCCGCGGGAATCCGGACCCTGCACCACACCAGTATGAGTTTCGTTTCATTACCCGCCACGGTGAAAAGCGAAATATTTTTCTGGCCGTGGACATGATTGCCGGAACCAATCGCAGTATAGCTTCCTGTATTGACATCACGGAGCGCAAGCAGGCGGAAAAGGCGGTTGCGGCGAGCGAGGAGAAATACAGGACCATATTGGACAGTATCGAAGATGGCTATTTTGAGGTGGATACAGCCGGAAATTTTACCTTTTTTAATGATTCCGCGTGCCGGATACTCGGCTATTCAAGTGCCGAATTAATGGGGATGAACTTTAGGGAATTAACGGATAAAAATAATACCGAAAAAGTTTTTCAGGCATTTAATCAAGTATTTACTACCGGAGCCTCGATAAAGACATTTGACTGGGCGCTTATAAGAAAAGACGGGGAAAAATGCTATGTGGACACCTCTGTTTCTTTAATGAGAGATGCCAATGGCAAGGCGATCGGTTTTCGAGGGGTTGCAAGAGACGTCACCGACCGCAAAAAGGCCGAAGCGGAGAAGGAAAAACTCCAGGCCCAGCTCAACCAGGCCCAGAAGATGGAATCCGTCGGACGTCTGGCGGGTGGCGTGGCCCACGATTTCAATAACAAGCTGACCATTATAAATGGTTATGCCGAAATGGCCATTGACATGATGGACCCGTCAGACCCTCTCCGTAAAACGATCCAGGAAATATATACCGCTGGAAAAAAATCCGCCGACATCGTCCGGCAGCTAATGGCTTTTGCCCGGCAGCAGACCATCAATCCGGTGCAGCTCGATTTAAATGAGACCATTTCCGGCATGCTGAAAATGCTGCAACGCTTGATCGGCGAAAATATTGATCTTGTGTGGCACCCGGGCAACAATCTCTGGCCGGTAAAACTAGATCCCTCCCAGGTTGACCAGACCATGGCCAATCTTGCCGTCAATGCGCGGGATGCAATTGCCGATGTAGGCAAAATTAAAATAGAAACAAACAATGTCGAGGTTGATGACGATTATTGTAACCTTTATCCTTATTTTGTTCCCGGACAATACGTCATGCTTTCCGTAAGCGATGATGGTTCGGGCATGGACAAGGAGACGCTGGCGAATCTGTTTGAACCGTTTTTTACCACCAAAGAGATCGGGAAAGGAACCGGACTCGGCATGGCTATGATATACGGCATTGTCAAACAGCACAACGGCTTTATCAATGTAGACAGCGAACCCGGAAAGGGAACGACTGTTAAAATATACCTGCCCCGTCTTGAAACGGAAGAATCCGCTTTGGAGCCCGCAAAAGAATCCACGCCCACACGGCAATTACCCACGGGAACGGAAACCATCCTGATCGTCGAAGATGAAATACCTGTGCTGCAAATGTCCAGACAGATCCTCGAAAGGCTGGGTTACACCGTTCAGACTGCTGGAAATCCATCTGCGGCATTGCAACTATTTGAAGCATACAATGGAACAATCCATTTGCTCATCACCGACGTGATTA
- a CDS encoding sensor domain-containing diguanylate cyclase: MVLLFGILMSAILYYNGINSAYAVIRNKNQAATNYIQGHFTPLRSAVQFLARKPEVIYAVEDPLSHKEKALSLFETLKKFLPNINYIYSGYEDGTLLINDYTPPKGYDPRKRPWYLAALKASPDISGGIPYREAKTREWLVSFSKVLTDDTGNLQGVMTIDSSMDAVTKILSERDPAYSSSYSFVVDEEGTVIIHHRENLRGKEFKKIVDTEDDFSSSAGRSGYTFKQQSKIAYHSRLESLGWIVVTVINKYEILKFLIVRILLSIAVVIAVSLLVGQIISRTLSNNIIAPLRTLEQRVKAAISGSPQTDYPNQADPPATSRHNEIDSIANAIEQLTERALFQKNQELEAKNQVLERLSQTDYLTGLLNRRKINEALEKEYQRTMRYAATFSIIIFDIDWFKSINDTYGHDAGDQVLKEVADIVSSMLRATDRLARWGGEEFLILCPETNLEGAATIAQKIQAAIGENRFSVPRKVTISAGACEYRSELSLENLLVEADRKLYEAKFRGRNQVVF; this comes from the coding sequence ATGGTTCTGCTTTTTGGAATCCTGATGTCCGCGATTCTATACTATAATGGAATAAACAGCGCATACGCAGTTATTCGTAATAAGAACCAAGCCGCTACCAACTATATACAGGGACACTTTACACCGCTGAGGTCCGCCGTACAGTTTCTGGCCCGGAAGCCGGAGGTGATTTACGCGGTTGAAGATCCTCTTTCGCATAAAGAAAAGGCCCTATCGCTCTTTGAAACCCTCAAGAAATTTCTTCCAAATATCAACTACATTTATTCCGGATATGAGGATGGAACGCTTTTAATCAATGACTATACACCACCAAAGGGCTATGATCCGAGAAAACGGCCATGGTATTTGGCGGCCTTAAAGGCGTCACCGGATATATCCGGCGGTATCCCTTACCGGGAGGCCAAAACCAGGGAGTGGCTGGTATCCTTCAGCAAGGTTTTGACCGACGATACCGGTAATCTTCAGGGAGTAATGACCATAGACTCATCCATGGACGCGGTTACAAAAATCCTTTCCGAGCGTGATCCGGCGTATTCTTCTTCGTATAGTTTCGTGGTTGATGAGGAAGGGACGGTTATCATTCACCATCGTGAGAACCTTCGAGGCAAGGAATTCAAAAAAATTGTGGATACTGAAGATGACTTTTCCAGTTCTGCCGGCCGTTCGGGCTATACCTTTAAACAACAAAGCAAAATCGCCTACCACTCCCGGCTGGAATCCCTGGGCTGGATTGTGGTTACGGTTATTAATAAATACGAAATACTTAAGTTTTTAATAGTCAGGATTTTGCTCAGCATTGCGGTTGTTATAGCAGTGAGCCTGCTGGTCGGACAAATTATTAGCCGAACGCTCAGCAATAATATAATCGCCCCTTTGAGAACGCTGGAACAGCGGGTTAAAGCCGCAATATCAGGATCTCCGCAAACAGATTATCCTAATCAGGCAGATCCTCCCGCAACTTCCCGGCATAACGAGATTGATTCAATCGCAAATGCCATAGAACAATTAACCGAGCGGGCCCTGTTTCAAAAGAATCAGGAACTGGAGGCCAAAAATCAAGTGCTTGAAAGGCTTTCCCAAACCGATTATCTCACGGGCCTGCTAAACCGCCGGAAAATTAATGAAGCGCTGGAAAAAGAGTATCAGCGAACCATGCGGTATGCCGCTACATTTTCAATCATCATATTTGATATTGACTGGTTCAAAAGCATCAATGACACGTACGGGCACGATGCAGGCGATCAGGTGCTTAAAGAAGTGGCGGATATCGTCAGTTCAATGCTTCGCGCCACCGACAGGCTGGCACGCTGGGGCGGGGAAGAGTTTTTGATCCTCTGCCCGGAAACAAACCTGGAAGGCGCCGCTACAATTGCACAAAAAATTCAAGCCGCTATTGGAGAAAACCGGTTTTCTGTGCCAAGAAAAGTAACAATAAGCGCGGGAGCCTGTGAATATAGGTCCGAGCTCTCTCTGGAGAATTTGCTTGTTGAAGCAGACCGTAAACTCTACGAAGCCAAGTTCCGGGGAAGAAACCAGGTGGTGTTTTGA
- a CDS encoding PAS domain S-box protein has translation MTDEKNHPPRVQSNSTSIREQAEQKIKAIPFPDFASMTLEEIQQQFYEMQVKQIEAELQNEQLRSQLEERDDQAALFRIVTENMLDMVALTDMEGHFTFAGKAHEILGYEPGFLIGKNVMDFVHPEDHPRILEEFNELVASGYPRRVEYRYKCKDGNYIWFETIGNFIKDENGIPQGIVFSARDITGRKQAIEKLKEREAFIKATLDNLPVGVAVNSVDPEVHFTYMNENFARFYRTTRDALAAPNDFWEVVYTDATFREQIKKRVLEDYASNDPERMYWEDIPVSRPGKEPFYITAKNIPLPENNLVVSTVWDVTDRKRAEEEREKLQKQLAQAQKMESVGRLAGGVAHDFNNKLTIINGYAEMAIDMMDPPDPLRETIQEIYTAGKKSADIVRQLMAFARKQTINPVQLDLNDTISGMLKMIQRLIGENIELVWHPGNNLWPVKLDPSQADQIMANLAVNARDAIADVGEMTIETNNVEVDENYCTLYPYFVPGQYVMLSVSDDGSGMDKETLANLFEPFFTTKEVGKGTGLGLAMIYGIVKQNNGFINVDSEPGQGTTVKIYLPRLETEEPALEPAKETTRQLPTGTETILIVEDEIPVLQMSRQILERLGYTVWTAGNPSAALQLFEAYNGTIHLLITDVIMPEMNGRDLASQMAMSRPGLKILYMSGHTADVIAHKGVIDEGVQFIQKPFSMQELAVKVRDAIEQ, from the coding sequence ATGACGGATGAAAAGAACCACCCGCCACGCGTGCAATCCAATTCGACCTCAATCCGCGAACAAGCAGAGCAAAAAATCAAAGCCATCCCCTTTCCTGATTTTGCTTCCATGACACTCGAAGAAATTCAACAACAGTTTTACGAAATGCAGGTAAAGCAGATTGAGGCCGAGTTACAAAACGAGCAGCTGCGGAGCCAGCTTGAAGAAAGGGATGATCAGGCTGCGCTGTTCCGGATCGTCACCGAGAACATGTTGGATATGGTCGCACTGACCGATATGGAGGGCCATTTCACTTTTGCCGGAAAAGCCCATGAGATCCTGGGTTACGAGCCTGGTTTCCTGATCGGAAAAAATGTGATGGATTTTGTGCATCCGGAAGATCACCCGCGCATACTGGAGGAATTTAATGAACTCGTTGCATCGGGCTATCCTCGCAGGGTTGAATATCGATACAAGTGCAAAGACGGCAACTACATCTGGTTTGAAACCATTGGAAATTTTATTAAAGATGAAAATGGTATCCCTCAAGGAATCGTATTCAGTGCAAGAGATATCACCGGGCGTAAGCAGGCTATTGAAAAGCTGAAAGAACGGGAAGCTTTTATCAAAGCCACCCTGGATAACCTTCCAGTGGGAGTCGCCGTCAACTCAGTCGATCCAGAAGTCCATTTCACCTACATGAACGAGAATTTCGCCAGATTCTACCGAACCACACGGGACGCATTGGCTGCACCGAACGATTTCTGGGAAGTTGTCTATACGGATGCAACGTTCAGAGAACAGATCAAAAAAAGGGTGCTTGAGGATTACGCCAGCAACGACCCGGAGCGAATGTACTGGGAAGATATCCCGGTTTCACGTCCTGGAAAGGAACCTTTTTATATAACAGCCAAGAACATTCCCTTGCCCGAAAACAATCTGGTGGTATCGACTGTCTGGGATGTCACCGATCGCAAGCGAGCCGAGGAGGAGCGCGAAAAGCTTCAAAAGCAGCTCGCTCAGGCCCAGAAAATGGAATCCGTCGGACGGCTGGCGGGTGGCGTGGCCCACGATTTCAATAACAAACTTACTATTATAAATGGATATGCCGAAATGGCCATCGACATGATGGACCCGCCAGATCCCCTCCGCGAAACGATCCAGGAAATATATACCGCTGGAAAAAAATCCGCCGACATCGTCCGGCAGCTAATGGCTTTTGCCCGGAAACAGACTATCAATCCGGTGCAGCTCGATTTAAATGACACCATTTCCGGCATGCTGAAAATGATCCAGCGCTTGATCGGCGAAAATATTGAGCTTGTGTGGCACCCGGGCAACAACCTGTGGCCGGTAAAACTAGATCCCTCCCAGGCGGACCAGATAATGGCCAATCTTGCCGTCAATGCGCGGGATGCAATTGCCGATGTGGGAGAAATGACAATAGAAACAAACAATGTCGAGGTTGATGAAAATTATTGTACACTTTATCCTTATTTTGTTCCCGGACAATATGTCATGCTTTCCGTAAGCGATGATGGTTCGGGCATGGACAAGGAGACGCTGGCGAATCTGTTTGAACCATTTTTTACCACAAAAGAGGTCGGGAAAGGAACCGGCCTCGGCCTGGCTATGATATACGGCATTGTCAAACAGAACAACGGCTTTATCAATGTAGACAGCGAACCCGGACAGGGAACGACTGTTAAAATATACCTGCCCCGTCTTGAAACGGAAGAACCCGCTTTGGAGCCCGCAAAGGAAACCACACGGCAATTACCCACAGGAACGGAGACCATCCTGATCGTCGAAGATGAAATACCTGTGCTCCAAATGTCCAGACAGATCCTCGAAAGGCTGGGTTACACCGTTTGGACTGCTGGAAATCCATCTGCGGCATTGCAACTATTTGAAGCATATAATGGAACAATCCATTTGCTCATCACCGACGTGATTATGCCGGAGATGAATGGGCGGGATCTGGCCTCGCAAATGGCCATGAGCCGGCCCGGACTCAAAATTTTATACATGTCGGGTCATACGGCTGATGTGATTGCCCATAAAGGGGTGATAGATGAAGGCGTTCAATTCATCCAGAAACCGTTTTCGATGCAGGAATTAGCGGTCAAAGTGCGGGATGCGATAGAGCAGTAA
- a CDS encoding GGDEF domain-containing protein, translated as MAATFARQQQFLREKRANEELKVAIARANKLATTDELTGLWNRRYFMDALDSELERANRYGHIFSVLTLDIDDFKRVNDTLGHAAGDEVLQHMAVIFKNHLRQPDMPARMGGEEFSLLLPHTRLAEAATLAERLRLTIERTPAIYEEKEIFYTASIGVTAHNENAASKDKLLLLLADKALYRAKAAGRNRVVKNAG; from the coding sequence TTGGCTGCGACCTTTGCCCGTCAACAACAATTCCTGCGCGAGAAAAGAGCGAATGAAGAGCTCAAGGTCGCCATCGCGCGGGCGAACAAGCTGGCCACCACAGATGAGCTGACCGGCCTCTGGAACCGCCGGTACTTCATGGACGCGCTTGATAGCGAACTCGAACGCGCTAACCGGTACGGACACATTTTTTCAGTTTTGACGCTTGACATTGATGATTTCAAGCGTGTCAATGACACACTCGGCCACGCCGCCGGGGATGAAGTCTTACAGCACATGGCGGTAATCTTTAAAAACCATCTTCGGCAGCCGGATATGCCCGCCCGGATGGGGGGTGAAGAATTCAGCCTGCTTTTACCGCACACCCGCCTCGCAGAAGCGGCGACCTTGGCCGAAAGGTTGAGGCTGACAATTGAGCGAACCCCTGCAATCTATGAAGAAAAAGAAATTTTTTACACGGCAAGCATCGGCGTGACCGCTCATAATGAAAATGCCGCCAGCAAAGACAAGCTGCTGCTGCTGCTGGCTGATAAAGCACTATACAGGGCCAAAGCGGCGGGGCGGAACCGGGTTGTAAAAAACGCAGGATAG
- a CDS encoding class I SAM-dependent methyltransferase yields the protein MITVDFNRIRVRPGDKILDIGCGSGRHCCRAYACDGVTVIGVDANYKDVHEARGRLAYHEAIGAHGGGSWGCAAGDILSLPFPAEIFDLVICSEVMEHIPDDRRASNEILRVLKPGGDLVVSVPRYYPEKICWKLSTAYYSANGGHVRIYTQHGIRQLFENSGAVFRTTHFAHSLHTPYWWLKCLMGPTRDDIQPINLYHRLLTWDIMKKPKITRFMDTLLNPVLGKSLVLYFKKS from the coding sequence ATGATTACCGTTGATTTTAACCGGATCCGGGTGCGGCCCGGGGATAAAATTCTGGATATCGGTTGCGGCAGCGGCAGACATTGCTGCCGCGCTTATGCCTGCGACGGTGTGACCGTCATAGGGGTGGATGCCAATTATAAGGATGTCCATGAAGCCCGGGGCCGGCTGGCATATCATGAGGCCATCGGCGCACACGGCGGCGGCAGCTGGGGATGCGCGGCCGGCGATATCCTGTCCTTACCCTTTCCCGCCGAAATTTTTGATCTGGTGATCTGCTCGGAGGTAATGGAGCATATCCCGGATGACCGAAGGGCTTCAAACGAGATCCTGCGGGTGCTCAAACCTGGCGGAGACCTTGTAGTGAGTGTGCCCCGGTATTATCCGGAAAAAATCTGCTGGAAACTCTCCACCGCCTATTATTCGGCAAACGGCGGCCATGTCCGGATTTACACCCAGCACGGTATCCGGCAGCTATTTGAAAACAGCGGCGCTGTGTTCCGGACCACCCATTTTGCCCACAGCCTGCACACCCCCTATTGGTGGCTCAAATGCCTGATGGGACCGACCAGAGACGACATCCAGCCAATCAACCTCTACCATCGGCTCCTCACCTGGGATATCATGAAAAAGCCGAAAATCACGCGCTTTATGGACACCCTCCTAAACCCCGTACTGGGCAAGAGCCTCGTGCTGTATTTTAAGAAATCATAA
- a CDS encoding glycosyltransferase family 4 protein, with product MPKHPLRIGILSYRSNPHCGGQGGYVKSLSRALAALGHRVEVISGPPYPETDPGVHLVKLPGLDLYNPDNLFRVPKTYELKNMINLIEWLGVSTMGFPEPFTFGLRAARYIKANKQKYDIIHDNQSLAYGLWGIKKMLPTIVTIHHPITVDREIAVKTAPHLWQKLKELRWHSFLDMQKRVARCMPRIITVSKCARADISRAFDIDEDRFSVVPNGINTDFFYPIEDIPRQANRIIVTNSADTPLKGLHYMLEAIAKISARRDIRLIVVGTPKKNGMVIKLIRKLGIGRLVTFTGRISYEEFVRQYARATVSVVPSVYEGFGLPAGEAMACGVPVISTTGGALPEVVGDAGILVPPKDSEALARALVSVLDHPEYAQKLSDAGYRRVQNHLTWQAAAKRTVAAYSQVINDYR from the coding sequence ATGCCCAAACATCCCCTTCGCATCGGCATTTTAAGCTACCGCAGCAACCCGCACTGCGGCGGACAGGGCGGATATGTAAAAAGCCTCAGCCGGGCGCTTGCAGCCCTCGGACACCGCGTGGAAGTGATCTCCGGCCCCCCCTACCCGGAAACGGATCCGGGGGTACACCTGGTCAAGCTCCCCGGCCTGGACCTCTATAACCCGGACAATCTTTTCCGTGTGCCGAAAACTTATGAACTCAAAAACATGATCAATCTGATCGAATGGCTGGGGGTTTCCACCATGGGCTTTCCGGAGCCGTTTACCTTCGGCCTCCGGGCGGCCCGATACATCAAAGCGAATAAACAAAAATATGATATCATCCATGACAATCAGAGCCTGGCCTACGGGCTGTGGGGCATCAAAAAAATGCTGCCCACCATCGTCACCATCCACCACCCCATCACGGTGGACCGGGAGATCGCGGTAAAAACCGCGCCGCATTTGTGGCAGAAGCTAAAAGAACTGCGATGGCATTCCTTTCTGGATATGCAGAAACGGGTGGCCCGTTGCATGCCCCGGATCATTACCGTATCAAAATGCGCCCGCGCGGATATCAGCCGGGCCTTTGATATTGATGAGGACCGATTTTCCGTGGTGCCCAACGGCATCAATACGGATTTTTTCTATCCGATAGAAGACATCCCCCGGCAGGCCAACCGCATCATCGTCACAAACAGTGCAGACACCCCGTTAAAGGGTCTGCACTACATGCTGGAGGCTATCGCTAAAATTTCGGCCAGGCGGGACATCCGATTAATTGTTGTGGGCACGCCCAAAAAAAACGGCATGGTCATTAAACTGATCCGTAAGCTGGGCATCGGCCGTTTGGTGACCTTCACAGGCCGCATCAGCTACGAGGAATTTGTGCGGCAATACGCCCGGGCCACGGTTTCCGTGGTGCCATCAGTCTATGAGGGCTTCGGGCTGCCTGCGGGGGAAGCCATGGCCTGCGGGGTTCCGGTGATCAGCACAACGGGCGGGGCGCTTCCGGAGGTTGTCGGCGATGCCGGCATCCTCGTTCCGCCAAAGGATTCGGAGGCGCTGGCCAGGGCCCTCGTATCAGTGCTTGATCATCCGGAATACGCCCAAAAATTAAGTGACGCCGGCTACCGCCGGGTACAAAACCACCTGACCTGGCAGGCGGCGGCAAAGCGCACAGTCGCTGCCTATTCTCAAGTGATCAATGATTACCGTTGA
- a CDS encoding dihydroorotate dehydrogenase, whose product MENPLSIDIGGLLLENPVMTASGTFGFGREFEPLVDLNRMGAVIVKGLSREPSPGNPPPRIIETPCGMLNAIGLENIGIDVFIRDKLPFLRQFSCAVIVNAYGKTPEDYAAVAQRCEGVEGIDALEINISCPNVKAGGVSFGVDPAAAAEVVSAVREKTDRPMIVKLSPNVTDIVCIAEAVAAAGADALSLINTLTGMVIDIHKRRPKLGNITGGLSGPAIKPVALRMVWQAAQAVNVPVIGIGGINTAEDALEFIIAGASAVQVGTANFTNPAVTMEVIEGIGSFLQQQGINHIKDLIGTLKTD is encoded by the coding sequence ATGGAAAATCCCCTCTCAATCGATATCGGCGGGCTTTTACTTGAGAACCCGGTGATGACCGCCTCCGGCACATTTGGATTCGGCAGGGAGTTTGAGCCGCTGGTTGATTTAAACCGCATGGGCGCGGTGATTGTCAAGGGGCTTTCCCGGGAGCCATCCCCGGGCAATCCCCCGCCCCGGATTATTGAAACGCCCTGCGGCATGCTAAATGCCATTGGTTTAGAAAATATCGGCATTGACGTCTTTATCCGGGACAAACTCCCTTTCCTCCGGCAATTTTCATGCGCCGTAATCGTCAATGCCTATGGTAAAACACCGGAGGATTATGCGGCGGTGGCGCAGCGCTGCGAGGGGGTTGAGGGCATTGACGCCCTTGAAATCAATATATCATGCCCGAATGTGAAAGCCGGCGGGGTGAGTTTCGGGGTGGATCCGGCGGCCGCCGCAGAGGTGGTTTCTGCGGTCCGGGAGAAAACCGACAGACCGATGATCGTCAAACTATCCCCGAATGTGACCGATATCGTCTGTATTGCCGAGGCCGTGGCGGCGGCCGGTGCGGATGCGCTCTCTTTGATTAATACCCTGACCGGCATGGTCATTGATATCCATAAACGGCGCCCCAAACTTGGCAATATCACCGGGGGGCTCTCCGGTCCGGCCATCAAGCCGGTTGCCCTTCGAATGGTCTGGCAGGCGGCACAGGCGGTAAATGTGCCGGTTATTGGCATTGGCGGGATTAATACAGCCGAGGATGCCCTGGAGTTTATCATTGCGGGGGCTTCTGCGGTTCAGGTGGGCACAGCCAATTTCACGAATCCGGCGGTCACAATGGAGGTCATCGAGGGCATTGGATCGTTTCTTCAGCAGCAGGGCATCAATCATATTAAGGACCTGATCGGCACGTTGAAAACGGATTAA